A stretch of the Schistocerca serialis cubense isolate TAMUIC-IGC-003099 chromosome 2, iqSchSeri2.2, whole genome shotgun sequence genome encodes the following:
- the LOC126458426 gene encoding E3 SUMO-protein ligase ZBED1-like, with translation MKRSRTSEMWSYFEILDREFAKCTLCGKKLSYKSTTTNLKKHLQKSHLIVDFSSQRPSELDLGESLPVEVILGTSSVEEERAAPAPSMQQGVQSSMTSYLSKRIGVNQKKKIDEQLLQLFTKDLQPFSVVEDSGFRGFVRALNPGYELPSRKHISDVMLQAAYTAAKEKVVDKLSAAKTVCLTTDCWTSAANEGYMAVTGHFVSEDFTLQSVLLGCSQLSGAHTAPNLSASLIGTTDNFRLTDKVLLVVTDNAPNIKNAVSILRWKHFGCYAHTLNLIVQNALKHFVSIQQKVKTIVAFFKRSCKATERLLTYQQNNGAGHVKKLVQEVPTRWNSTLYMLERIVEIKDAVKTSLVLFTVDFEQLTDEEWNICSELCSVLKPFAQVSTQLSAESYPTGSQVIVLTRGLLSVCAELLKRPFNSVTRTIIEELTKGLKDRFHNVEMSKSIGVATLLDPRFKSLVFESRVAADNAKKQLIELVAQKMGDRRLTNTGQSHETVSTSTTTDPLSVWGVYDAFVKSTQPQGTPQSAAIVEVQRYMDSPVISRSEDPLAWWRENQYIFPNIAKVVREKFNIVATSVPCERIFSKTGIIINERRTRLKASKVEKLIFLNMNSTNS, from the exons ATGAAGAGGTCGAGGACAAGCGAAATGTGGTCATATTTCGAAATTCTTGATCGAGAGTTTGCGAAATGTACTTTGTGCGGTAAGAAATTATCGTACAAATCAACGACGACGAATTTAAAGAAACATCTCCAGAAATCACATTTAATTGTGGATTTCTCTTCACAAAGACCTTCGGAGCTAGATTTGG GTGAATCCCTTCCTGTAGAGGTGATCCTTGGCACCAGTAGTGTGGAAGAGGAGCGAGCTGCTCCAGCCCCCTCAATGCAGCAAGGTGTTCAAAGTTCTATGACATCGTACCTCTCCAAAAGGATCGGAGTGAATCAGAAAAAGAAGATAGATGAGCAACTTCTTCAGCTGTTCACTAAAGACTTACAACCATTTTCAGTCGTTGAAGATTCGGGGTTTCGGGGTTTTGTGCGGGCCCTTAATCCTGGTTATGAGTTACCAAGCAGGAAGCATATTTCAGATGTAATGCTGCAAGCAGCATACACAGCAGCAAAGGAGAAAGTGGTAGACAAACTGTCAGCTGCGAAGACAGTTTGTTTGACCACAGATTGCTGGACATCGGCAGCAAATGAAGGTTACATGGCGGTGACAGGGCATTTTGTGTCTGAAGATTTCACCTTGCAATCGGTGTTGTTAGGATGTTCCCAATTGTCTGGTGCACATACTGCTCCGAATCTGTCGGCATCTCTAATAGGCACGACAGATAACTTCAGGCTGACAGACAAAGTTTTGCTGGTTGTGACGGATAATGCACCAAATATTAAAAATGCAGTATCCATTTTACGGTGGAAACACTTTGGGTGCTATGCACATACACTAAATCTTATTGTTCAGAATGCACTAAAACATTTTGTGTCAATTCAGCAGAAAGTGAAAACTATTGTAGCATTCTTCAAGAGAAGCTGCAAGGCAACAGAAAGACTGCTGACATACCAACAAAATAATGGGGCAGGTCATGTTAAAAAACTGGTGCAGGAGGTGCCAACAAGGTGGAACTCTACTCTGTATATGTTGGAGCGAATAGTTGAAATTAAAGATGCAGTGAAGACTTCACTTGTACTATTCACAGTTGATTTTGAACAACTTACCGACGAGGAATGGAACATCTGCTCAGAACTCTGCTCTGTGTTGAAGCCATTTGCACAGGTTTCAACACAGCTTAGTGCTGAGTCATATCCTACTGGCAGCCAA GTTATTGTTCTGACAAGGGGATTATTATCAGtgtgtgcagaacttttgaaacgGCCATTTAACAGTGTGACAAGGACTATCATTGAAGAATTAACAAAAGGCCTGAAGGACCGTTTCCACAATGTAGAGATGAGCAAATCTATAGGAGTAGCCACTCTACTAGATCCACGGTTTAAATCTCTTGTGTTTGAAAGCCGAGTTGCAGCAGATAATGCAAAGAAACAGCTTATTGAACTAGTAGCACAAAAGATGGGTGACAGAAGACTGACAAACACAGGCCAGAGCCATGAAACTGTGTCAACTTCAACCACCACTGATCCCTTGTCAGTATGGGGTGTCTATGATGCATTTGTAAAATCAACACAGCCCCAGGGCACTCCTCAGTCAGCTGCTATTGTGGAAGTACAAAGGTACATGGACAGCCCAGTTATTAGTAGAAGTGAGGATCCACTGGCCTGGTGGCGTGAAAATCAATATATTTTCCCAAATATTGCTAAAGTGGTGAGGGAAAAATTCAATATAGTGGCCACTTCTGTGCCGTGCGaaagaatattttctaaaactggtatcattatAAATGAAAGGCGAACACGGCTGAAGGCGTCCAAAGTTGAAAAACTTATATTTCTAAATATGAACAGTACTAACTCCTGA